In the genome of Felis catus isolate Fca126 chromosome E1, F.catus_Fca126_mat1.0, whole genome shotgun sequence, the window acacacacacacacgcacgcacgcacacacaccgaaaatccacatataacttggactcccccaaatttaactactaatagcctattgttgactgAAAGCCCTACCAATAACATAAATGGTCGACTAacacatattctgtatgttatatgttgtatgtattgtatccacattcttacaataaagtaagctagagaaaagaaaatgttactaagaaaatcagcaggaaaagaaaatacatttatattactatactgtatttatttttaaaaatctgcatatgggggtgcctgggtggctcagtcggttaagcatccgacttagctcaagtcatgatctcatggtttgtgggttcgagccctgtgtcaggctctgtgctgacagctcagagcctgcttcagattctgtgtctccctctctctctctcctcctctgctcacgctctgtctctctctctctcaaaaataaataaacatttttttgaatctgcatataagtggacccacctAGATCAAACCCAAGGTCAACTATACTTCTGTTTTCTTAGATCCCATTAATAAGGGGCAGAAAAGACTTCGGTTAAGTGTAAGAAAGAATTTCTTTACTTTGTGGGAGGTACTGGAATATAAGACCTTAGGGAAATTGTAGAATGTCCCCCCTGGAGATGGGTAAGAGCAGAATACAGTAACATTACAAGAAGAGTGTTGAGTACAAGGGAGATAACAATTTCATGACAGCCATAATTGTAATGTAGCATTGAGTACTGAGTGCCATATTTGAGGAAGAGCCCAGATGCCATGTTATATGAAAGACCTGAGAATGTTTAGGTTAGAGAGGAGAAGAACTGTCTTCACATGTGTTAACAAGGCTCTAGATTTACTTAACTCCTATGGAAAGAACTGAGATCAACAGATGGCATTAGAGGGGGCCACATTTCAGTTTAGCACAaggaagaacttttaaaataatcaaatccattcagggttacctgggtggctcagttggttgagctctggcttttgacttcagctcaggtcatgatctcatggttcctgggatcgagccccaagtcaggctctgcgttgttagtgcagaacctgctttggattctctccctcctctctctctgctcctcctccactcatgctctctctctctctctctctctctctctctctgtctcaagataaacattttttaaaaattgaatccaTTCAAAGATGAAATGGGCTGCCCAAATGGGAGTGAGCTCTCCATACCTGTGGACATTCAAGTAGAAATATGAGAACTCCCAACAGGAAATATGCATGAAGTAGGAGAATGTATGTGACATGACTCTTCCATTTGAAAGAGTCTATGGCTGAGGACAGACTGGAGTTACATACGGGAATAAACCAGGTGACCCTCTGTTCTAGCGTCTGTGATTTAATGCCACAATGGCAGGATGGATGATATGTCACCCATTGCTCCAAACCCACCCATAGCTGAAGGTTCAGAGTCTTCCCCAATTTttcactgtctttctttcttccactcaGGCATTGCTGTTGCTGAAACTTTCCGCCACATCCAGAGCATCTACAATGCCAgcctcaagaaatattttttcattacctTCTTCCTGCTCAGCTTTGCCATTGGATTTTACCTGCTGCTAAAGGGGTTGGGTGTAGACCTCCTGTGGACACTAGAAAAAGCCAGAAGATGGTGTGAGCGGCCAGAATGGGTCCACATTGACACCACACCCTTTGCCAGCCTCCTCAAGAATGTGGGCACCCTCTTCGGCTTGGGGCTGGCTCTCAACTCCAGCATGTATCGGGAGAGCTGCAAGGGCACACTTAGCAAGTGGTTCCCATTCCGCCTCAGCTGTATTGTGGTCTCTCTCATCCTCCTGCACCTCTTTGACTCTTTGAAACCCCCATCCCAAATTGAGCTGATCTTCTACGTCCTGTCCTTCTGCAAGAGTGCAGCGGTGCCCCTGGCATCTGTCAGCCTCATACCCTACTGCCTTGCCCGGGTCCTGGGCCAGCCAGACAAGAAGTCTTTGTAAAGGATGTGGAGACTTCAGTATTCAAAGTCAATGACTGTGCCAACGATTGAGGATGGCTAGGATCTTCTGCCAGCCTGTTTTGTGGCCAGAGGTGCTAGAGTCAGCTGAGAAAGCCTTGTCTGTTAAAAGTTCAGTCATTCTGGATTTTTCCCTGAAGACTTGCTTGTTCTTTTAGACATACAAAAGCAAGACTTCCAGGAAGGGTCAGCTCATCATCCCAGGTGGGAGATCCCCACCGAAAATTTTCTACCTGTCCCCATCCTTACCCAGACAAGGGAAAGGAGCAGTGAATTTGATAGGGAAAGCAGGACCATTAAGGAAGACTTTTTAGGATCTTGCGTATCATGCAATTTATGTTAAACAATACCTAAATGGCTTTGTTCATATTTGAATCTTTAGGTAAGGGACTCTCAATAGTGGGGGACCAACTTAAAGTCTAATTATAGGTAGTTAGTGGGGTAATTCTGCttcttgtatttttctattatatatctATGGTCATTGTATTTACGAGGCTTTCTGAATGGCCACAGAGACCTAGATTTGTACTAGGTCGGAGCATTCAGGTACAGTCAGTTTCTCTTCTATCACACTAGATCTTCCTCCTTGTTAGCTCAGCTCTGCTTTCCCTAGAATTTTCCACTAGCCCCACATCCTGTCGGATGCTCAGATGCCTAAAGGCAACTCTGGGTAGTGCTTTGTATGGTTTAGTTAAGTTCTGAAATCTTGGGCAAAAAGGcgaggagagggcagggagagacaaggATTCCTCTCTCCAAAAGGTCACTCCAATATTACTTTTGATTCCTAGAGGGTAAATATGACTCCTTTCTCTATCCCAAGCCAACCAAGAGCACATTCTTGGAGGAAAAGTCAGCTCTTCCTTGTCTGTTCTTCAGTCTCAGTTGATTTGTAGAATatgccttaaaaaaatgt includes:
- the G6PC1 gene encoding glucose-6-phosphatase catalytic subunit 1 isoform X1, with protein sequence MFFMTLGSSQRTTSRILFGQRPYWWVMDTDYYSNASVPLIKQFPVTCETGPGSPSGHAMGTAGVYYVMVTSTLSMFRGKKKPTYRFRCLNVILWLGFWAVQLNVCLSRIYLAAHFPHQVVAGVLSGIAVAETFRHIQSIYNASLKKYFFITFFLLSFAIGFYLLLKGLGVDLLWTLEKARRWCERPEWVHIDTTPFASLLKNVGTLFGLGLALNSSMYRESCKGTLSKWFPFRLSCIVVSLILLHLFDSLKPPSQIELIFYVLSFCKSAAVPLASVSLIPYCLARVLGQPDKKSL